In Phenylobacterium zucineum HLK1, one DNA window encodes the following:
- the ubiU gene encoding ubiquinone anaerobic biosynthesis protein UbiU, whose product MPPLELVCPAGSPAMLRAAVEAGADSVYCGLRDATNARNFPGLNFSPDELAREIEWAHGRGARVLVAINTFATAGGIDPWRAAIDAAAAAGVYAVIVADLGVLAYARERHPGLRLHLSVQAAAGTAEAIGFYAEAYGVRRVVLPRVLSAAEVAEVCRGSPVEIEAFVFGGLCVMAEGRCALSSYATGRSPNLAGVCSPAEAVAFDRTSQALTPRLSGLAIDRLGPEEPAGYPTLCKGRFEAGGATGYLFEEPVSLNAMSLLTSLRDAGVTAVKVEGRQRGRAYVARVAAAFRGAIDALERGEDLAPWEGRLADLAEGGRETAGAYRKRWR is encoded by the coding sequence ATGCCGCCGCTCGAACTCGTCTGTCCCGCCGGGTCGCCCGCCATGCTGCGGGCCGCCGTGGAGGCGGGCGCCGACAGCGTCTACTGCGGCCTGCGGGACGCCACGAACGCGCGCAACTTCCCGGGCCTGAACTTCTCGCCCGACGAGCTCGCCCGCGAGATCGAGTGGGCCCACGGCCGCGGCGCGCGCGTGCTCGTCGCCATCAACACCTTCGCCACGGCCGGCGGGATCGACCCCTGGCGGGCGGCCATCGACGCCGCCGCCGCGGCCGGCGTCTACGCGGTGATCGTGGCCGACCTGGGCGTCCTCGCCTACGCCCGCGAGCGCCATCCGGGCCTTCGCCTGCACCTGTCGGTCCAGGCGGCCGCCGGCACGGCCGAGGCGATCGGCTTCTACGCCGAGGCGTACGGCGTCCGGCGGGTCGTCCTGCCGCGCGTGCTCTCCGCCGCCGAGGTGGCCGAGGTCTGCCGCGGCTCGCCGGTCGAGATCGAGGCGTTCGTGTTCGGCGGGCTCTGCGTCATGGCCGAGGGGCGCTGCGCCCTCTCCTCGTACGCCACCGGCCGCTCGCCCAACCTCGCCGGCGTCTGCTCGCCGGCCGAGGCCGTCGCCTTCGATAGGACGTCCCAGGCGCTCACGCCGCGCCTGTCGGGCCTGGCCATCGACCGCCTGGGGCCCGAGGAGCCGGCCGGCTATCCCACCCTCTGCAAGGGCCGCTTCGAGGCCGGCGGGGCGACCGGCTACCTGTTCGAGGAGCCGGTCAGCCTGAACGCCATGAGCCTGCTGACGTCGCTGCGCGACGCGGGCGTGACGGCCGTGAAGGTGGAGGGCCGCCAGCGCGGACGCGCCTACGTCGCGCGCGTCGCCGCGGCGTTCCGCGGGGCGATCGACGCCCTCGAGCGCGGCGAGGACCTCGCGCCCTGGGAAGGCCGTCTCGCCGATCTCGCCGAGGGCGGCCGCGAGACGGCCGGCGCCTACCGGAAGCGCTGGCGATGA
- the moaB gene encoding molybdenum cofactor biosynthesis protein B — protein MTATLQARRPEAGKARIDPDLPFHPLGIAVLTVSDTRDEATDTSGGLLAQRLTGAGHVLAGKAIVPDEVEAIRARVLAWAADPDVDVILVTGGTGFSPRDVTPEAVRPLLRREMDGFAVVFHQASYGTVGVSTLQSRALAGQVEDTFVFCVPGSTGACRDAWDLVLAQELDSRFRPCSLVGQVPRYRGVCP, from the coding sequence GTGACCGCGACCCTGCAGGCGCGCCGGCCCGAGGCCGGCAAGGCGCGCATCGACCCCGACCTGCCGTTCCATCCCCTCGGGATCGCCGTGCTGACGGTGTCCGACACCCGCGACGAGGCCACCGACACCTCGGGCGGCCTGCTCGCCCAGCGGCTGACGGGCGCCGGCCATGTCCTCGCCGGCAAGGCCATCGTGCCCGACGAGGTCGAGGCGATCCGCGCGCGGGTGCTGGCCTGGGCGGCCGATCCCGATGTGGACGTGATCCTGGTCACCGGCGGGACGGGCTTTTCCCCGCGGGACGTCACGCCCGAGGCGGTGCGCCCCCTGCTGCGCCGGGAGATGGACGGCTTCGCGGTGGTCTTCCACCAGGCGAGCTACGGGACCGTCGGCGTCTCCACCCTCCAGTCGCGGGCGCTCGCCGGCCAGGTCGAGGACACCTTCGTCTTCTGCGTGCCCGGCTCGACGGGCGCCTGCCGCGACGCCTGGGACCTGGTGCTGGCGCAGGAGCTGGACAGCCGTTTCCGCCCCTGCTCGCTGGTCGGCCAGGTGCCGCGCTACCGCGGCGTCTGTCCCTGA
- the ubiT gene encoding ubiquinone anaerobic biosynthesis accessory factor UbiT — MRRRGHSTRGRDAPLRDAALALAALPLNAGLTAVLRRAGRRDPAAFERLGEFRSAAFVLEPLGSPLAFRLEPDPRRGRVTLEPATGAAGGPAATARIRGRMTDFLALVAGELDADAAFFGRGLAVEGSVEAAVALHNALEAADLGLADLLPGPAPARRLAALGLGRLLRSRRPATVA; from the coding sequence GTGCGTAGACGTGGACATTCGACGCGGGGCCGGGATGCGCCCCTGCGAGACGCGGCCCTCGCGCTCGCCGCCCTGCCCCTGAACGCCGGACTCACCGCGGTTCTGAGGCGAGCCGGCCGGCGCGATCCGGCGGCGTTCGAGCGCCTGGGCGAGTTCCGCTCGGCGGCCTTCGTCCTGGAGCCGCTGGGCTCTCCGCTCGCCTTCCGCCTCGAGCCGGACCCCCGCCGGGGCCGCGTGACGCTCGAGCCGGCCACAGGGGCAGCTGGGGGACCGGCCGCCACGGCGCGCATCCGGGGACGCATGACGGACTTCCTGGCGCTGGTCGCCGGCGAACTCGACGCCGACGCGGCGTTCTTCGGCCGCGGCCTCGCCGTCGAGGGGTCGGTGGAGGCGGCCGTCGCCCTCCACAACGCCCTGGAGGCCGCCGACCTCGGGCTCGCCGACCTGCTGCCCGGCCCGGCGCCCGCGCGGCGCCTCGCGGCCCTGGGCCTCGGCCGCCTGCTGCGCAGCCGCCGCCCGGCGACGGTCGCCTGA
- a CDS encoding M28 family peptidase produces the protein MTDATQAPGGVRRAYPSRRDLVAGSGTLGLAAATPAGAAIGRADESLDSAWLQAVLERYAAFEGKASGGPGDEACGAWLEGELRRAGYACRRQVFDAPFLDLRAANLAAGAASAGLTANPLAPVTGPGGVSGPLRLASVPGDLQGAIALVVLPHKRWVTLVDPMAARPLEDALARGAAAAVLVTTGPTGEAIALNVSPHRPAPARPVAILAPKDAGPFLAAAAEGRPATLTLDGTAGRRPAYNLIARLDRGAARTLVVSTPRSGWFDCAAERGSGLAVWLSLARWLAQADLGVDVELAANSGHEFEYLGGEHYLEEAAPPPERTAMWVHVGASTAARDWHAFGPLRPLPSADPQRVLTATADIIDRVRPAFAGLAGLEAVLEATALTAGGEMTNVLKAGYRTAIGQYGVHRYFHTAADDLRCTSGELVRPAAQAFRAAIAAALGRPAAG, from the coding sequence ATGACCGACGCAACCCAAGCCCCCGGCGGCGTGCGCCGCGCCTATCCCTCGCGCCGCGACCTCGTGGCCGGCTCCGGAACCCTGGGCCTTGCGGCGGCGACGCCGGCGGGCGCCGCGATCGGAAGGGCCGACGAGTCGCTGGACTCCGCCTGGCTGCAGGCGGTGCTGGAGCGCTATGCGGCTTTCGAGGGCAAGGCGTCGGGCGGACCGGGGGACGAGGCCTGCGGCGCCTGGCTGGAGGGCGAACTCCGGCGCGCCGGCTACGCCTGCCGGCGGCAGGTCTTCGACGCGCCGTTCCTGGACCTGCGCGCGGCCAACCTGGCGGCGGGCGCTGCGAGCGCCGGACTGACGGCCAATCCCCTGGCGCCGGTGACGGGGCCCGGCGGCGTTTCCGGCCCGCTGCGGCTGGCGTCCGTTCCGGGCGACCTTCAGGGGGCCATCGCCCTGGTCGTCCTGCCGCACAAGCGATGGGTGACGCTGGTCGATCCCATGGCCGCCCGCCCGCTGGAGGACGCCCTGGCCCGCGGCGCGGCCGCGGCGGTCCTGGTGACGACGGGACCCACGGGCGAGGCCATCGCGCTCAACGTCAGCCCGCACCGGCCGGCGCCGGCGCGGCCGGTGGCGATCCTGGCCCCCAAGGATGCGGGCCCGTTCCTGGCGGCCGCCGCCGAAGGCCGACCCGCGACGCTGACCCTCGACGGGACCGCAGGCCGGCGGCCGGCCTACAACCTGATCGCCCGGCTGGACCGCGGCGCGGCCCGGACCCTCGTCGTCTCGACGCCAAGGTCCGGCTGGTTCGACTGCGCCGCCGAGCGGGGCTCGGGACTGGCGGTCTGGCTGTCGCTGGCCCGCTGGCTGGCCCAGGCGGACCTCGGCGTGGACGTCGAATTGGCGGCCAACAGCGGCCACGAGTTCGAATACCTCGGCGGCGAGCACTACCTGGAAGAGGCCGCGCCGCCGCCCGAGCGTACGGCCATGTGGGTGCATGTGGGCGCCAGCACGGCGGCGCGCGACTGGCACGCCTTCGGCCCGCTGCGACCGCTGCCCAGCGCCGACCCGCAGCGCGTCCTGACCGCGACGGCGGACATCATCGACCGCGTGCGCCCGGCCTTCGCCGGCCTCGCGGGCCTGGAGGCGGTGCTCGAGGCCACGGCCCTGACCGCAGGGGGCGAGATGACCAACGTGCTGAAGGCCGGCTACCGGACGGCCATCGGCCAGTACGGCGTCCACCGCTACTTCCACACCGCCGCCGACGACCTGCGCTGCACCTCGGGCGAGCTGGTCCGGCCGGCGGCCCAGGCGTTCCGCGCGGCCATCGCCGCCGCCCTCGGCCGCCCCGCCGCCGGCTAG
- the ubiV gene encoding ubiquinone anaerobic biosynthesis protein UbiV, which translates to MSGRLEITVGPLLFNWPAEAVRTFYRRVADDPAVDRVYLGEVVCGKRGPLLADALAESAEALEAGGKTVVWSTLALPANRRELRASAALVEAGGPVEINDISALARASTGAPAGTPFVAGPFLNVYNEAAARELMRRGCVRLCANIELSLGAVAAIARGCPGLEVELFAYGRLPLALSGRCYHARLHGLHKDACQFVCERDPDGLAVATVEATPFLAMNGVQTLSHGVHVVDVEPARLREAGVGALRLSPHTGDMAAVSAAFRRFADGRSSPPELRAALAAAGPPGPLVNGYVHGARGLELLDA; encoded by the coding sequence ATGAGCGGGCGCCTGGAGATCACCGTCGGCCCCCTGCTGTTCAACTGGCCGGCCGAGGCGGTGCGGACGTTCTACCGCCGCGTCGCGGACGATCCGGCCGTCGACCGCGTCTACCTGGGCGAGGTGGTCTGCGGAAAACGCGGGCCGCTGCTGGCCGACGCCCTGGCCGAGTCGGCCGAGGCGCTGGAGGCCGGCGGCAAGACCGTGGTCTGGTCGACCCTCGCCCTGCCCGCCAATCGGCGCGAACTGCGGGCCAGCGCCGCGCTCGTGGAGGCGGGCGGTCCCGTTGAGATCAACGACATCTCGGCCCTGGCCCGTGCCTCCACCGGGGCGCCCGCCGGGACGCCGTTCGTCGCCGGGCCGTTCCTCAACGTCTACAACGAGGCGGCGGCGCGCGAGCTGATGCGGCGCGGCTGCGTGCGGCTGTGCGCCAACATCGAGCTCTCGCTCGGCGCGGTGGCCGCCATCGCCCGCGGCTGCCCCGGGCTGGAGGTGGAGCTGTTCGCCTACGGCCGCCTGCCGCTCGCCCTGTCCGGGCGCTGCTACCACGCCCGCCTGCACGGGCTGCACAAGGACGCCTGCCAGTTCGTCTGCGAGCGCGACCCGGACGGCCTCGCCGTCGCCACGGTGGAGGCCACGCCCTTCCTGGCGATGAACGGCGTCCAGACGCTGTCCCACGGGGTGCACGTGGTCGATGTCGAGCCGGCGCGGCTGCGGGAGGCCGGCGTCGGCGCGCTGCGCCTCTCCCCTCACACCGGCGACATGGCCGCGGTCTCGGCCGCCTTCCGCCGCTTCGCCGACGGGCGCTCCTCGCCGCCCGAACTGCGGGCCGCGCTCGCCGCGGCAGGGCCGCCCGGTCCGCTCGTCAACGGCTACGTCCACGGCGCGCGCGGCCTCGAGCTCCTGGACGCTTGA
- a CDS encoding TetR/AcrR family transcriptional regulator, with amino-acid sequence MPPIAAIRAEPRSAAFPRLLETRLAGRARRKGRRTRAALRIAAARLIHLNGYDRVHTADIADAAGLSKAAFYVYFRDKADVAVSVLRPFVAVAFPARSPCFEAVDPVRSAFARLAPLIGENRRLIQALEPLRDDAPDFAARCEARILRWHEGLLSSAGLDPRLAPLLAATSLGLAWRSPDAAAGGVAEEVSRLWRPAGAAPRQAVRAAPVLVSLVGA; translated from the coding sequence ATGCCGCCCATCGCCGCCATCCGCGCCGAGCCCCGGTCTGCCGCCTTCCCCCGGCTGCTGGAGACGCGCCTCGCTGGCCGCGCCCGCCGCAAGGGCCGGCGCACGCGCGCCGCGCTGAGGATCGCCGCCGCCCGCCTGATCCACCTCAACGGCTACGACCGCGTCCATACCGCCGACATCGCCGACGCCGCGGGCCTGTCGAAGGCGGCGTTCTACGTCTACTTCCGCGACAAGGCGGACGTGGCGGTGTCGGTCCTGCGCCCGTTCGTGGCCGTCGCCTTCCCGGCCCGCAGCCCGTGCTTCGAGGCTGTCGATCCGGTGCGCAGCGCCTTCGCCCGGCTCGCGCCGCTGATCGGCGAGAACCGGCGGCTCATCCAGGCGCTGGAGCCGCTGCGGGACGACGCCCCCGACTTCGCCGCCCGGTGCGAGGCCCGGATCCTGCGGTGGCATGAGGGCCTGCTGTCGTCGGCGGGCCTCGATCCGCGTCTCGCGCCGCTGCTCGCCGCGACCAGCCTCGGCCTCGCCTGGCGATCGCCGGACGCCGCGGCCGGCGGCGTGGCCGAGGAGGTTTCGCGCCTGTGGCGGCCCGCGGGCGCCGCCCCGCGTCAGGCGGTCCGCGCGGCCCCCGTGCTCGTCAGCCTGGTCGGTGCGTAG
- a CDS encoding serine hydrolase domain-containing protein, translating to MTRFHVAALLAAGLTLAPAVLLAAPAAPPASAHAPALQAVLDYARAQKTTGFLVIRDGEVLARANWPLPGEAQRFRALFAHGTTPAGEPLEDVASLQKSVVAVLAAIAVDRGLLDVDRPVSDYLGSGWSKAPPEKEAQIRVVDILTMSSGLTEGFAYAAAPGTVFLYNTPVYAAAQRVLEAAAGRPLAEITRDWLTEPAGMADTAWRPRPAGFGDVGNPVGLVTSPGDLARLGQLVLDGGRAANGTQVVSRAGLSDLFRRSAVNPAYGRLWWLNGGAYAVRAAGGRAEGPLIPTAPADLVAAFGALDRKLYVSPSRRLVVVRLGQDAPDPAFDTTLWRLLSAALN from the coding sequence ATGACGCGATTCCACGTCGCCGCCTTGCTGGCGGCCGGCCTGACGCTCGCGCCCGCCGTCCTCCTCGCGGCGCCCGCCGCCCCGCCGGCCTCCGCCCACGCCCCCGCGCTGCAGGCGGTGCTGGACTACGCCCGCGCCCAGAAGACCACCGGCTTCCTGGTGATCCGCGACGGCGAGGTGCTGGCCCGCGCCAACTGGCCCCTGCCGGGTGAGGCCCAGCGGTTCCGCGCCCTGTTCGCCCATGGGACCACGCCGGCGGGCGAGCCGCTGGAGGACGTGGCCTCGCTGCAGAAGAGCGTCGTGGCCGTGCTCGCCGCCATCGCCGTCGACCGGGGTCTGCTCGACGTGGATCGGCCCGTCTCGGACTACCTCGGTTCCGGCTGGTCGAAGGCGCCGCCGGAGAAGGAGGCGCAGATCCGCGTCGTCGACATCCTGACCATGAGCTCGGGCCTGACCGAGGGCTTCGCCTACGCCGCCGCGCCCGGGACGGTCTTCCTCTACAACACCCCCGTCTATGCGGCGGCCCAGCGGGTGCTGGAGGCCGCCGCCGGCCGACCCCTCGCCGAGATCACGCGCGACTGGCTGACGGAGCCCGCCGGCATGGCCGACACGGCCTGGCGGCCCCGTCCGGCCGGGTTCGGCGACGTCGGCAATCCGGTCGGCCTGGTCACTTCGCCCGGCGACCTCGCCCGGCTGGGCCAGCTCGTGCTGGACGGCGGACGGGCGGCCAACGGGACGCAGGTGGTCTCCCGGGCCGGCCTGTCGGACCTCTTCCGCCGCTCTGCGGTCAATCCCGCCTACGGACGCCTGTGGTGGCTGAACGGCGGCGCCTACGCGGTCCGGGCGGCGGGGGGCCGCGCCGAGGGTCCGCTGATCCCCACCGCGCCGGCCGACCTGGTCGCGGCGTTCGGGGCGCTCGACCGCAAGCTCTATGTCTCGCCCTCGCGCCGGCTGGTGGTCGTCCGCCTCGGGCAGGATGCGCCCGATCCGGCCTTCGACACCACCCTCTGGCGCCTGCTCTCCGCCGCGCTGAACTGA
- a CDS encoding SDR family NAD(P)-dependent oxidoreductase, which translates to MSLEGRVAVVTGSGGGLGRAHALYLASKGAKVVVNDLSQEAADRVCAEIAAAGGSAIAAAASVTDEAGVAAMVRRTLDAWGRVDILVNNAGILRDKSFAKMTIEDFRLVVDVHLIGAAICSKAVWDVMREQAYGRIVMTTSSSGLYGNFGQANYGAAKMALVGLMQTLAIEGAKYDIRVNCLAPTAATQMTHGVLSDESLQLLDPALVSPGLLALVSDEAPSRAVLCAGAGHFAAAHVTLTEGAQVGARPDAGEQVIARWAEVADRRGEIVPAYGFTQAERELAAAGLAPQTAVVAR; encoded by the coding sequence ATGTCGCTTGAAGGTCGTGTCGCCGTCGTCACCGGTTCGGGAGGAGGCCTGGGCCGCGCCCACGCGCTCTACCTGGCCTCGAAGGGCGCGAAGGTGGTGGTCAACGACCTGAGCCAGGAGGCCGCCGACCGGGTCTGCGCCGAGATCGCGGCCGCCGGCGGGAGCGCCATCGCCGCCGCCGCTTCGGTGACCGACGAGGCCGGCGTCGCGGCCATGGTGCGGCGGACGCTGGACGCCTGGGGCCGCGTGGACATCCTGGTGAACAACGCCGGCATCCTGCGCGACAAGAGCTTCGCCAAGATGACCATCGAGGACTTCCGCCTCGTCGTGGACGTCCACCTGATCGGGGCCGCGATCTGCAGCAAGGCGGTTTGGGACGTGATGCGCGAGCAGGCCTACGGCCGCATCGTGATGACCACCTCCTCGTCGGGGCTCTACGGCAACTTCGGCCAAGCCAACTACGGCGCGGCCAAGATGGCGCTGGTCGGGCTGATGCAGACCCTGGCCATCGAGGGGGCCAAGTACGACATCCGGGTCAACTGCCTGGCGCCGACCGCGGCGACCCAGATGACCCACGGCGTGCTCTCGGACGAGAGCCTGCAGCTGCTGGACCCGGCACTGGTCAGCCCCGGCCTCCTCGCCCTGGTGTCGGACGAGGCGCCGAGCCGCGCGGTGCTCTGCGCCGGCGCCGGCCACTTCGCCGCCGCCCATGTGACCCTGACCGAGGGCGCACAGGTCGGCGCGCGCCCCGACGCAGGCGAGCAGGTGATCGCCCGCTGGGCGGAGGTCGCGGACCGGCGGGGCGAGATCGTCCCCGCCTACGGCTTCACCCAGGCCGAACGCGAGCTGGCCGCCGCCGGGCTGGCCCCCCAGACCGCGGTGGTCGCCCGCTGA
- a CDS encoding FAD-binding oxidoreductase, whose product MPDLVRRLETFLPPADLLTGPAAAEAAFSFWGSLGTPLAVARPRTPEQVADVVRAAAEAGVPVVPWGGRTGLAGGAYAEGALALSLERLDAVEEIDADESLMVVQAGCPLAKACDAVEAAGLFLPLDLGARGSATIGGMVSTNAGGNRVLRYGMTRDQVLGLEVVLPDGTLVPGLNRLLKNNTGYDLKQLFIGAEGTLGVVTRAVLRLRPRPAARGTAFLAVDSFEALPKLLRRLDADLGGLLSAFEVMWPGFYELVTTPPAQGRPPVPAGHAFYVLAEMLGGDPEHDPARFEAALTGLLEEGLIADAAIARSHAEAERMWALRDDVMQTGRFGPPAAFDVSLPIRHMPAYVEGVRAELAARWPDSPLWVFGHLGDGNLHLIVGAVPADAHAEIDRIVHEPLAPLGGSVSAEHGIGLRKRELLGLSRAPAEIALMRTLKGALDPRGQLNPGKIVG is encoded by the coding sequence ATGCCCGATCTCGTCCGACGCCTGGAAACCTTCCTGCCCCCCGCCGACCTCCTGACCGGCCCGGCCGCCGCCGAGGCGGCGTTCAGCTTCTGGGGCTCGCTGGGAACGCCGCTCGCGGTGGCCCGACCGCGGACCCCGGAGCAGGTCGCCGACGTCGTGCGGGCCGCGGCCGAAGCGGGCGTTCCGGTCGTGCCCTGGGGCGGGCGCACGGGCCTGGCGGGCGGGGCCTACGCGGAGGGCGCCCTGGCGCTGAGCCTGGAGCGCCTGGACGCCGTCGAGGAGATCGACGCCGACGAGTCGCTGATGGTGGTGCAGGCCGGCTGCCCCCTGGCCAAGGCCTGCGACGCGGTTGAAGCGGCCGGCCTCTTCCTGCCCCTGGACCTCGGCGCGCGGGGCTCGGCCACGATCGGCGGCATGGTCTCGACCAACGCCGGGGGCAACCGCGTGCTGCGCTACGGCATGACCCGCGACCAGGTGCTGGGGCTCGAGGTGGTGCTGCCCGACGGGACGCTCGTGCCCGGCCTCAACCGCCTGCTGAAGAACAACACCGGCTACGACCTCAAGCAGCTGTTCATCGGGGCCGAGGGCACGCTCGGCGTCGTGACCCGGGCGGTGCTGCGCCTGCGCCCGCGCCCGGCCGCGCGGGGAACCGCCTTCCTGGCCGTGGACAGCTTCGAGGCCCTGCCGAAGCTGCTCCGGCGGCTCGACGCCGACCTCGGCGGGCTGCTGTCCGCCTTCGAGGTGATGTGGCCCGGCTTCTACGAGCTGGTCACTACGCCCCCGGCGCAGGGCCGCCCGCCCGTGCCCGCGGGCCATGCGTTCTATGTCCTCGCCGAGATGCTGGGCGGCGATCCCGAGCACGACCCGGCCCGCTTCGAGGCCGCCCTGACCGGGCTGCTGGAGGAGGGGCTGATCGCCGACGCGGCCATCGCCCGGTCCCACGCCGAGGCCGAGCGGATGTGGGCGCTGCGCGACGACGTCATGCAGACCGGCCGCTTCGGCCCGCCGGCGGCGTTCGACGTCAGCCTGCCGATCCGTCACATGCCAGCCTATGTGGAGGGCGTGCGCGCGGAGCTCGCCGCCCGCTGGCCGGACTCGCCGCTGTGGGTGTTCGGACACCTGGGCGACGGCAACCTGCACCTGATCGTGGGCGCGGTCCCCGCGGACGCCCACGCCGAGATCGACCGGATCGTCCACGAGCCGCTCGCGCCCCTGGGCGGGTCGGTGTCGGCCGAGCACGGCATCGGCCTGCGCAAGCGCGAGCTGCTGGGCCTGTCCCGCGCCCCGGCCGAGATCGCCCTGATGCGCACCCTGAAGGGCGCGCTCGATCCGCGCGGCCAGCTCAACCCCGGCAAGATCGTCGGCTGA
- a CDS encoding NAD(P)/FAD-dependent oxidoreductase translates to MTTTLHPCDVVVIGGGVAGAAIAAFLAPWRRVVVLEREAPAGRHATGRSSGMLLPSYGGEAARPLSRASLRFFAEPPGIFGGDLLTPRPTLHVAGPSQIAALAALAGELPGARLFGPTEAARRAPLLRAGRLAGALLEAEGGDIDVARLHAGFLAACRRSGGQVHVGVGDLTFARRGSVWRVSAGGVTWAAPVIVNAAGAWADEVARAAGAAALGLQPKRRTVLLFPRPPETAGWPTVKDVDERFYFRPCSKALLFTACDETPSPPCDAQPETLDVAHAAALFSRLSRQPEPRPIRAWAGLRTFAPDRAPVIGWSSTPGFFWFAGLGGFGVQTSPAAGSLAASLLLGRRIPGDLLDAGVRPELYAPTRLTSTGAARTA, encoded by the coding sequence ATGACCACCACCCTGCATCCCTGCGACGTCGTGGTGATCGGCGGCGGCGTCGCGGGCGCGGCGATCGCCGCCTTCCTGGCCCCCTGGCGGCGCGTGGTGGTGCTGGAGCGGGAGGCGCCGGCGGGGCGTCACGCCACCGGCCGCTCGTCCGGCATGCTGCTGCCGTCCTACGGCGGCGAGGCCGCGCGGCCGCTGAGCCGGGCCAGCCTGCGGTTCTTCGCCGAGCCGCCCGGGATCTTCGGCGGCGACCTCCTGACCCCGCGCCCCACCCTGCACGTGGCCGGCCCCTCGCAGATCGCCGCCCTCGCCGCCCTGGCCGGCGAGCTGCCCGGCGCGCGCCTCTTCGGCCCCACCGAAGCGGCGCGCCGGGCGCCGCTGCTGCGGGCCGGGCGCCTGGCCGGCGCCCTGCTGGAGGCCGAGGGCGGCGACATCGACGTCGCCCGGCTGCACGCCGGCTTCCTGGCGGCCTGCCGCCGGTCGGGCGGGCAGGTCCACGTGGGCGTGGGGGACCTGACCTTCGCCCGCCGGGGCTCGGTCTGGCGGGTCTCCGCCGGCGGTGTCACCTGGGCCGCGCCGGTGATCGTCAACGCCGCCGGCGCCTGGGCCGACGAGGTCGCCCGCGCCGCCGGCGCGGCGGCGCTGGGCCTGCAGCCGAAGCGGCGGACGGTCCTGCTGTTTCCCAGACCGCCCGAGACCGCCGGCTGGCCGACGGTCAAGGACGTGGACGAGCGGTTCTACTTCCGCCCCTGCTCGAAGGCCCTGCTCTTCACCGCCTGCGACGAGACGCCGAGCCCGCCCTGCGACGCCCAGCCCGAGACGCTCGACGTGGCCCACGCGGCGGCGCTGTTCAGCCGCCTGTCGCGCCAGCCCGAGCCGCGCCCGATCCGCGCCTGGGCCGGCCTGAGGACCTTCGCCCCCGACCGCGCGCCGGTCATCGGCTGGTCCTCGACGCCGGGCTTCTTCTGGTTCGCCGGGCTCGGCGGCTTCGGCGTGCAGACGTCGCCGGCGGCCGGAAGCCTGGCCGCATCGCTGCTGCTGGGCCGGCGAATCCCGGGCGACCTGTTGGACGCGGGCGTCCGGCCCGAGCTCTACGCACCGACCAGGCTGACGAGCACGGGGGCCGCGCGGACCGCCTGA